Proteins co-encoded in one Spirosoma endbachense genomic window:
- a CDS encoding carboxylesterase/lipase family protein, whose protein sequence is MKPSRRNFLQSLGVGVASLGVAHESTASGLRPPKIARPAGDEQVLFVGDNIAVAKTEYGKVRGFILRGIHQFLGIPYGADTSGKNRFMPPQKPSAWTDIRPALWWGNSAPQIMEKRYANPYASFVDHWNYDDVSEDCLKINVWTPALDTQKRPVVVWLHGGGYVNGNAVEQDGYHGENLARLGNVVFCSLNHRLGSLGYSDLKAAGGHAASGNVGNLDMVAALEWVKNNIANFGGDPTNVTIIGQSGGGAKVTTLMNMPSAKGLFHKAVALSGSSLAGVNKEYAEKLGLKIMEEAGLKPGELDKLQQIPWRAYIDIANKAVEKMADEAKRLGIQRGGYAPVADGTYLNEGAFFTDPNHFSANIPLMICSTFHEQNPDRTDASLESISLAEVKEKLKPRFGDKTGDIVDAYAKNFPKARPIEIWALVVSNRKNAIATADAKVTGQKAPVYVAWFGWQPPLFDGRMRAFHCDDICFWFYNTDLMLTHTGGGKRPRALSEKMAGSFINFVKTGNPNGGGLPNWKPYTAQNGETMILDDTSALVNDPDREARKALV, encoded by the coding sequence ATGAAACCATCAAGACGAAATTTTTTACAGTCATTGGGCGTTGGTGTGGCCAGTTTGGGTGTAGCTCATGAATCGACCGCTTCTGGTTTACGCCCGCCTAAAATTGCCAGACCAGCAGGCGACGAGCAGGTGTTGTTTGTGGGCGACAATATTGCGGTTGCAAAAACTGAATATGGAAAAGTCAGAGGATTTATTCTGCGTGGTATTCACCAGTTTTTAGGCATACCCTACGGAGCGGATACATCGGGGAAGAATCGGTTCATGCCCCCACAAAAACCCAGCGCCTGGACCGATATTCGGCCGGCTCTCTGGTGGGGAAACTCCGCTCCCCAGATTATGGAAAAACGGTATGCCAATCCCTATGCATCCTTTGTTGACCATTGGAATTATGATGATGTTTCGGAAGACTGCCTAAAAATTAATGTGTGGACGCCTGCTCTGGATACCCAGAAACGTCCGGTAGTCGTCTGGCTACACGGGGGCGGATACGTCAATGGGAACGCCGTAGAACAGGATGGCTATCATGGCGAAAATCTTGCCCGGCTGGGTAATGTCGTTTTCTGTTCGCTCAATCATCGGCTCGGTTCTCTGGGTTATAGCGATCTTAAAGCGGCTGGTGGTCATGCCGCATCCGGTAATGTAGGTAATCTGGATATGGTGGCGGCCCTTGAATGGGTTAAAAACAATATTGCCAATTTTGGCGGAGACCCTACCAACGTAACCATTATTGGTCAGTCTGGTGGCGGAGCCAAAGTAACTACCCTGATGAATATGCCCTCTGCTAAAGGGTTATTTCATAAGGCGGTTGCGCTGAGCGGTAGCTCGCTGGCTGGCGTAAATAAGGAATACGCCGAAAAACTGGGGCTTAAAATAATGGAAGAAGCTGGTTTAAAGCCGGGGGAACTAGACAAACTCCAGCAGATTCCATGGCGGGCATACATCGATATAGCCAATAAAGCGGTCGAAAAAATGGCTGACGAAGCCAAACGGCTTGGTATTCAGCGGGGAGGATACGCGCCCGTGGCCGACGGAACCTACCTCAATGAGGGTGCTTTTTTCACGGACCCGAATCACTTCTCGGCCAATATACCCCTGATGATCTGCTCCACATTTCATGAGCAAAACCCTGATAGGACAGATGCTAGCTTAGAAAGTATTTCGCTGGCCGAAGTGAAGGAAAAACTGAAACCGCGCTTTGGGGATAAAACTGGCGACATTGTAGATGCTTATGCAAAAAACTTTCCGAAGGCCCGCCCCATCGAGATTTGGGCTTTAGTTGTTTCCAATCGAAAGAATGCCATAGCTACTGCCGACGCAAAAGTGACCGGGCAGAAAGCTCCCGTTTATGTGGCCTGGTTTGGCTGGCAACCACCCTTGTTTGATGGTCGGATGCGTGCTTTCCACTGCGATGATATTTGTTTCTGGTTTTATAATACCGATTTGATGCTTACACATACGGGTGGGGGCAAACGCCCCAGAGCTTTATCAGAAAAGATGGCTGGCTCGTTTATTAATTTCGTAAAGACCGGAAATCCAAATGGGGGCGGCCTACCCAACTGGAAGCCGTATACGGCCCAAAACGGCGAAACCATGATTTTGGATGATACCTCTGCGCTAGTCAATGATCCAGACCGCGAGGCCCGAAAAGCGTTGGTGTAA